A window of Pseudomonas denitrificans (nom. rej.) genomic DNA:
TCGCGGGCGGTGATGCCTTCGGCGCCCCAGACGGGCGATTTGAGCAGGCCCAGGTCGGCGGCGGGGAAGGCATCCGGGTCGCCGAAGGCCCGCAGGGCGACGTACTCCGCGGTCCATGGGCCGATGCCGGGGAGGGCGCAGAGGCGTTTCACCAGGTCCTCGGCGCCGTCGTCCACGTGCAGCGCCAGCGCGCCGCTGGCGCAGGCGGCGGAGAAGCGCTGCAAGGTTTCCACCCGCTTGCCGGGCATGCCGATACCGGCGAGGTCGGCTTCGGCCAGGGCTTCGGGCGTGGGGAAGAGGCGGGTTGGCTGGCCTTCGGCTTCTCCGGGCAATGTCTCGCCCAGACGCTGCACCAGCCGCCCGACAATGGTCACGGCGGCTTTCACCGTGACCTGCTGGCCGACGATGGCGCGCACAGCCTGCTCGAACGGGTCGAACGCAGTGGGCAGGCGCAGGCCGGGGGCTTGCAGCAGGAGCGGGCCGAGGACGGCATCTTCGCCCAGGTGCCCGGCGATAGGCGCGGGGTCGCTGTCCAGGTCGAACATCTTGCGCACCCGAGCCGTCAGCGCCTCGGCGTGACGGGTCGGCAGGTGCAGCTCCAGTTCCAGCTCGGCGCGGTCATCCAGCGGCGTAACGCTGAACCAGCCGCTGTCCGCGCCCAGCCGCACGCTGCGGGCGTAACGCCGGGGCGACAGGCATTCGACGCCGGCCAGGCTGCGCAGGGCGAAGTGCTCGTGGAACTGCTGCCAGTCCCAGGGGGCCGGTAGGGCAGGCGGATGCTGCGGGAGTCGGTGGCTGTGTTGTTCATGCGGCGACCTTACCTGTTGCGCGGCGGGCTGTCCTCCCGCGCCTGACTTTCAAACTGTCGCGCTCAGGCTGTTTATATGGAAGGCGCCGACAGCAGGGTTCGACCTGTCATCTTCCGGCACGTAGAATGCGCGCCTCTTTCGGGGCGGCCCGGCCGTCCCCTCCTAGTGTCTTGTCCCGACGGGAGCCCACTGCATGCACGATTACCAGGAAACCCTCTACGACGGCTATGGCCAGCGTTTCAGCGTCGACAGGATGCTCCACGAGGTGCGCACCGAGCACCAGCACCTGGTGATCTTCGAGAATGCCCGCATGGGCCGGGTGATGGCGCTGGACGGCGTGATCCAGACTACCGAGGCCGACGAGTTCATCTACCACGAGATGCTCACCCATGTGCCGATCCTCGCCCATGGCGCGGCCAAGCGCGTGCTGATCATCGGCGGCGGCGACGGCGGCATGCTGCGTGAGGTGTCCAAGCACGCCAGCGTCGAGCACATCACCATGGTCGAGATCGACGGTACCGTGGTCGACATGTGCAAGGAGTTCCTGCCCAACCATTCCCAGGGCGCCTTCGATGGTGCGCGCCTGAACCTGGTGATCGACGATGGCATGCGCTTCGTCGCCACCACCACGGAGAAGTTCGACGTCATCATCTCCGACTCCACCGACCCGATCGGTCCGGGCGAAGTGCTGTTCTCGGAGAACTTCTACCAGGCCTGCCACCGCTGCCTGAACGAAGGCGGTGTACTGGTGACCCAGAACGGCACGCCGTTCATGCAGCTGGACACCGTGCGCAACACCGCTGGGCGCATGAACGGCCTGTTCACCGACTGGCACTTCTACCAGGCGGCCGTGCCGACCTACATCGGCGGCTCGATGACCTTCGCCTGGGGCTCGACCAACCCGGCGCTGCGCAAGGTCGACGTTGCCACCCTGGCCCGGCGCTTCGCTGCAAGCGGCATTCAGACCCGCTACTACAACCCGGCCATCCACCAGGGCGCCTTCGCCCTGCCGCAGTACGTGCTGCAGGCCATCGGCAAGCCGGCCAACGACT
This region includes:
- the speE gene encoding polyamine aminopropyltransferase, whose protein sequence is MHDYQETLYDGYGQRFSVDRMLHEVRTEHQHLVIFENARMGRVMALDGVIQTTEADEFIYHEMLTHVPILAHGAAKRVLIIGGGDGGMLREVSKHASVEHITMVEIDGTVVDMCKEFLPNHSQGAFDGARLNLVIDDGMRFVATTTEKFDVIISDSTDPIGPGEVLFSENFYQACHRCLNEGGVLVTQNGTPFMQLDTVRNTAGRMNGLFTDWHFYQAAVPTYIGGSMTFAWGSTNPALRKVDVATLARRFAASGIQTRYYNPAIHQGAFALPQYVLQAIGKPAND